The Siniperca chuatsi isolate FFG_IHB_CAS linkage group LG7, ASM2008510v1, whole genome shotgun sequence genome includes a window with the following:
- the bmp16 gene encoding bone morphogenetic protein 16 has protein sequence MFPANLLLLMVLLLPQASSGRQGGDTSKIDHGRVSPMPSSFSPPLAGSLLKPSLAQTIQSLLLSRLGLQSQPDPRPGVPVPRYLLDLYRFHQQQYHLVEDPSFSFPSQHIQQANTVRSFHHNEPLGDSPIAEDQKRVHISFNISSIPQDERVLSAELRLLRSDRASLGPGAHRLNLYLSEHHEDPGPTLLETRLLTTGLRNHKASGFWEAFSLNTELLHQALAGTGSLGFLLEVRPENNTTSLTAQVEKPKEGHLRVCRSVGQDEHSWAQERPLLVTYSHDGRGEPLVKHGRRTPGGGQKMRGRKGTKERARSSSKGRNRDQAWGRAKKTGYTVPGWGGDKGVVSWRESGRVKRNGGRAAKLKRLSRNRCRRHPLYVDFNDVGWHKWIIAPSGYDAFFCLGECRFPLADHMNSSSHAMVQTLVNSVNGAVPRACCVPTSLSPIALLYLDPQDRVVLKNYQDMVVEGCGCR, from the exons ATGTTCCCAGCTAACCTCTTGCTCCTCATGGTCCTGCTGCTACCTCAAGCCTCGTCTGGTCGCCAGGGTGGAGACACCAGTAAGATCGACCATGGCAGGGTGTCCCCCATGCCTTCCTCCTTTTCACCCCCACTAGCTGGTTCCCTCCTGAAGCCCAGTCTGGCTCAGACCATCCAGAGTCTCCTCCTGAGCCGGCTGGGCCTGCAGTCTCAGCCCGACCCTCGGCCTGGAGTGCCGGTGCCGCGGTACCTCCTGGATCTTTACCGCTTCCACCAGCAGCAGTACCATCTAGTGGAGGACCCTTCATTTAGCTTCCCCAGCCAGCACATCCAGCAGGCTAACACCGTACGCAGCTTTCACCACAATG AGCCCCTTGGAGACAGTCCTATAGCAGAGGATCAAAAGAGGGTTCACATCTCCTTCAATATTTCCTCCATCCCTCAGGATGAGAGGGTGCTTTCCGCTGAGCTTCGGCTCCTCCGCAGTGACAGAGCCTCCCTGGGCCCTGGGGCCCATAGACTAAACCTATACCTCTCTGAGCACCATGAGGACCCTGGGCCCACCCTGCTGGAGACAAGGTTACTCACCACTGGCCTCCGCAATCATAAAGCAAGTGGTTTCTGGGAGGCTTTTAGCCTAAATACAGAGCTCCTCCATCAGGCCCTTGCTGGGACTGGCAGCCTGGGCTTCCTCCTGGAGGTCAGACCTGAGAACAACACCACCTCACTCACTGCCCAAGTAGAGAAACCCAAAGAGGGGCACCTGAGGGTGTGCAGGTCCGTGGGTCAGGACGAGCACAGCTGGGCCCAGGAGAGACCCCTCTTGGTGACTTACAGTCATGACGGGCGTGGAGAGCCCTTAGTCAAACATGGCAGGAGGACCCCCGGTGGTGGCCAGAagatgagagggagaaaagggacAAAAGAGAGggccaggagcagcagcaaGGGCCGCAATAGAGACCAAGCCTGGGGGAGGGCCAAAAAAACGGGGTATACAGTGCCAGGCTGGGGGGGTGATAAAGGTGTGGTCAGTTGGCGCGAAAGTGGAAGGGTGAAAAGAAATGGTGGTCGTGCTGCAAAACTGAAACGCCTTTCTCGAAACAGATGCCGCCGTCATCCTCTATATGTAGATTTCAACGATGTTGGCTGGCACAAGTGGATCATTGCACCCAGCGGCTATGACGCCTTCTTCTGCCTGGGAGAGTGTCGCTTTCCTCTGGCTGACCACATGAACTCATCTAGCCACGCCATGGTGCAAACTCTGGTAAACTCTGTGAATGGAGCAGTGCCTCGGGCATGCTGTGTCCCGACCTCCCTCAGCCCCATCGCCCTGCTCTACCTGGACCCTCAAGACCGAGTAGTGCTGAAGAATTACCAGGACATGGTGGTGGAGGGTTGCGGCTGCCGATAG